A genomic stretch from Primulina huaijiensis isolate GDHJ02 chromosome 14, ASM1229523v2, whole genome shotgun sequence includes:
- the LOC140956526 gene encoding protein EXORDIUM-like 2: MAAPTLLFLVFSLLASSSMAVLVQQQPLVLKYHNGALLKGPVTVNLIWYGKFTPVQRSIIVDFLQSLNSPGSAQPSVSSWWKTTEKYKGGGLSTLAVGKQFFDENYSLGKLLKNSNIVYLAARGGHLPGAVNVVLTAKDVAVERFCMSRCATHGSTPGVARFAYAWVGNAEAQCPGYCAWPFHQPLYGPQTPPLVAPNGDVGVDGMVINLATVLAGTVTNPFNNGYFQGPATAPLEAVTACTGIFGSGAYPGYPGNVLTDKTTGASYNAHGVNGRKYLVPAMWDPQTSKCSPLV; encoded by the coding sequence ATGGCTGCCCCCACTCTGTTATTCTTGGTTTTCAGCCTTCTAGCTTCTTCTTCGATGGCGGTTCTGGTGCAGCAGCAGCCCCTTGTGCTGAAATATCACAACGGGGCTCTGCTGAAAGGGCCGGTCACTGTTAACCTGATCTGGTACGGGAAGTTCACTCCCGTTCAGCGCTCCATTATCGTTGATTTCTTGCAGTCTTTGAACTCTCCAGGATCTGCACAGCCCTCTGTTTCTTCTTGGTGGAAGACGACGGAGAAATACAAGGGCGGCGGTTTGTCCACGCTGGCTGTCGGGAAGCAGTTCTTTGATGAGAATTATTCTCTGGGAAAGCTGCTGAAGAACTCCAATATAGTTTACTTGGCCGCACGGGGAGGACACTTGCCTGGAGCGGTCAACGTCGTGCTGACGGCAAAGGACGTCGCGGTGGAAAGGTTCTGCATGAGCAGGTGCGCCACCCACGGGTCGACCCCTGGGGTGGCTCGGTTCGCCTACGCCTGGGTGGGGAACGCGGAAGCCCAGTGCCCGGGCTACTGCGCGTGGCCGTTCCATCAGCCGCTGTACGGGCCGCAGACCCCGCCGCTGGTGGCGCCGAACGGCGACGTCGGGGTCGACGGGATGGTGATAAACCTCGCGACTGTGCTGGCGGGGACGGTGACGAACCCGTTCAACAACGGGTACTTCCAGGGCCCCGCGACGGCGCCTCTGGAGGCTGTGACGGCTTGCACGGGGATTTTCGGGTCGGGTGCGTACCCGGGCTACCCGGGTAATGTGTTGACGGATAAGACTACGGGTGCGAGCTACAATGCGCACGGGGTGAACGGGAGGAAGTACCTTGTGCCGGCGATGTGGGATCCACAGACGTCCAAGTGCTCCCCGCTTGTCTGA